Proteins co-encoded in one Listeria ivanovii subsp. ivanovii genomic window:
- a CDS encoding amino acid ABC transporter ATP-binding protein: protein MTKLKVTGLKKSFGANEVLKGIDIEVKEGEVVCVIGPSGSGKSTFLRCMNNLEEITAGEVIVDDFNITDKKVDINKVRENIGMVFQHFNLFPHLSVLENITLAPVELKKMDKEAAKSNAVRLLEQVGLKEKADEYPSQLSGGQKQRVAIARALAMDPDIMLFDEPTSALDPEMVGEVLGVMKELAKRGMTMMIVTHEMGFAREVGDRVIFMDGGYIVEEGKPADIFDHPTNQRTISFLDKVL, encoded by the coding sequence ATGACTAAACTCAAAGTAACTGGACTTAAAAAAAGCTTTGGCGCGAATGAAGTGCTAAAAGGTATTGATATCGAAGTGAAAGAAGGCGAAGTGGTCTGCGTAATTGGACCATCTGGCTCCGGAAAAAGCACCTTCCTTCGCTGCATGAACAACTTAGAAGAAATTACAGCCGGAGAAGTCATTGTCGATGATTTTAACATTACAGATAAAAAAGTAGATATTAACAAAGTACGCGAAAATATCGGAATGGTGTTTCAACATTTTAACCTTTTTCCACATCTATCTGTTTTAGAAAATATTACCCTTGCTCCTGTAGAACTGAAAAAAATGGATAAAGAAGCTGCGAAAAGTAATGCGGTTCGTCTATTAGAACAAGTGGGCCTAAAAGAAAAAGCAGATGAATACCCAAGTCAACTTTCTGGAGGACAAAAACAGCGGGTTGCGATTGCTAGAGCTCTTGCAATGGATCCAGATATTATGTTATTCGATGAACCAACCTCTGCACTCGATCCAGAAATGGTCGGAGAAGTACTAGGCGTTATGAAAGAATTAGCCAAACGTGGGATGACCATGATGATCGTCACACACGAAATGGGATTTGCTCGTGAAGTTGGTGATCGGGTCATCTTTATGGATGGTGGCTATATCGTTGAAGAAGGTAAACCCGCAGATATATTTGACCATCCAACAAATCAAAGAACCATTAGTTTTTTAGATAAAGTTTTGTAA
- a CDS encoding 5-methyltetrahydropteroyltriglutamate--homocysteine S-methyltransferase: MNQVAPFYADHVGSILRTKAIKDARSKFAAGEISAEELRKIENTEINYIVKKQKEVGLKAITDGEFRRAWWHFDFLENLDGVEGYDAAGGIQFSQVQTKSHSVKITGAIDFTTHPFIADFQFLKEVVGANHVAKQTIPSPAMLHYRGDIEYQPYLDNPEKFASDLAKAYQKAIQAFYDAGCRYLQLDDTSWSYLCSDEQREVVRERGFDPDALQETYKKLINDAVQNKPADMVITMHICRGNFRSTWIASGGYGPVAETLFSNLNIDGFFLEYDNERSGDFAPLKYVNRPDLKIVLGLITSKTGELEDAELIKARIKEASEIVPLKQLRLSPQCGFASTEEGNILTEEEQWEKLRYIVKIAKDVWHD; this comes from the coding sequence AGGTGAAATTTCAGCCGAAGAACTACGCAAAATCGAAAATACAGAAATCAACTATATTGTTAAGAAACAAAAAGAAGTCGGGTTAAAAGCAATTACAGATGGAGAATTCCGCCGGGCATGGTGGCATTTTGATTTCCTGGAAAATTTGGACGGGGTAGAAGGATACGATGCAGCAGGAGGAATTCAGTTTAGCCAAGTGCAAACAAAATCGCATTCGGTGAAAATTACGGGTGCCATCGATTTTACGACACACCCTTTTATTGCTGATTTTCAGTTTTTGAAAGAAGTTGTTGGTGCGAATCATGTGGCAAAGCAAACAATTCCAAGCCCGGCGATGCTTCATTATCGCGGGGATATTGAATATCAGCCATATCTGGATAATCCGGAAAAATTTGCTAGTGATTTAGCAAAAGCATATCAAAAAGCAATTCAGGCCTTTTATGATGCCGGTTGTCGCTACTTACAATTAGATGATACTTCTTGGAGTTATTTATGCTCGGATGAACAGCGAGAAGTAGTTCGGGAACGTGGCTTTGATCCAGATGCACTACAAGAAACATACAAAAAATTAATTAATGACGCAGTGCAAAATAAACCAGCAGATATGGTTATTACGATGCATATTTGTCGGGGGAATTTCCGTTCTACTTGGATTGCATCTGGCGGCTATGGTCCAGTAGCGGAAACTTTATTTAGTAACCTAAATATTGATGGTTTCTTTTTAGAATATGATAACGAGCGTTCCGGTGATTTTGCCCCTTTAAAATATGTTAATCGACCGGATCTTAAAATTGTCCTTGGCTTGATTACATCCAAAACTGGCGAATTAGAAGACGCGGAATTAATCAAGGCACGCATTAAGGAAGCAAGTGAAATTGTTCCACTTAAACAATTACGACTTAGCCCACAATGCGGCTTTGCTTCTACGGAAGAAGGAAATATTTTAACCGAAGAAGAGCAATGGGAAAAATTACGTTACATCGTTAAAATTGCCAAAGATGTTTGGCATGATTAA
- a CDS encoding MucBP domain-containing protein: MLEKPSDYQPTEADLNNATGILNLTNKSYTTLNGLQYLKNVSTLQIIGITAPDADLAYIGQMSALTTLSVNSSSFETTSGLEPLRNLTSFNWFANGPDVVDDEAFTGEPRAKFDFSFVANNPNLTMLTFDLVYSTDPSYAFLSQLENLTNISLTNSNMNNVAAIAGLSKLNYLNLNVNNIADLSPLKNHPIYTSTYATDQLIVLSEKEVTSGDNLTIDKPIQPDDSGIDYTFPTNPIMVLEGDKIVMSNITEGCIVDYKLYDYKTGEKDILAPGVSMNFASETLHFDGRIIQPITVNEPAADAAPVTVNYVDENGAKVAATKNLTGKVDETYQTIAKKVKGYKLTKTPTNATGVFETKAQTVTYIYKKEAAVNPVDPTNPTNPSDPSKSAEISVQVKAETPKNSNLPKTGDTKANAPIFLFAGTLLIISGIVLLKRSTKAK, translated from the coding sequence TTGCTTGAGAAACCAAGTGATTATCAGCCAACCGAAGCCGATTTAAATAATGCTACAGGGATATTAAATTTAACAAACAAAAGCTATACTACATTAAATGGTTTGCAATATTTAAAAAATGTTTCGACACTTCAGATTATCGGAATCACAGCACCAGATGCTGATTTAGCTTATATAGGTCAAATGAGTGCGCTTACTACTTTAAGCGTTAATTCAAGTAGTTTTGAAACCACTTCTGGACTAGAACCACTTCGAAATTTAACGAGCTTTAATTGGTTTGCAAATGGTCCGGATGTGGTTGATGATGAGGCATTTACAGGTGAACCAAGAGCAAAATTTGATTTTTCTTTTGTAGCCAATAACCCTAATTTGACTATGTTAACTTTTGATTTAGTTTATTCCACCGATCCTAGTTATGCGTTTTTAAGCCAGCTCGAAAATTTAACTAATATCAGCCTTACCAATTCCAACATGAATAACGTCGCAGCAATTGCTGGGTTAAGTAAGCTAAATTATCTTAATTTAAATGTTAATAATATTGCTGATTTATCGCCACTTAAGAATCACCCTATTTATACAAGTACTTATGCAACAGACCAATTAATCGTTTTATCAGAAAAGGAAGTTACCTCAGGTGATAATTTAACAATTGATAAACCAATTCAGCCTGATGATTCTGGAATTGATTACACATTCCCAACCAATCCGATTATGGTGCTGGAGGGAGATAAAATTGTCATGTCGAACATAACAGAAGGTTGCATTGTTGATTACAAATTATATGATTATAAAACAGGTGAAAAAGATATCCTAGCGCCTGGTGTTTCTATGAACTTCGCGAGTGAAACGCTACATTTTGATGGTCGAATTATTCAACCAATTACCGTGAACGAACCAGCTGCAGATGCTGCTCCTGTAACAGTGAACTATGTGGATGAAAATGGAGCGAAAGTTGCTGCAACCAAAAATTTAACTGGAAAAGTAGACGAGACTTATCAAACAATTGCCAAAAAAGTGAAGGGCTACAAATTAACCAAGACGCCTACTAATGCAACTGGTGTGTTTGAAACGAAAGCACAAACCGTTACTTATATATACAAAAAAGAAGCAGCTGTTAATCCAGTGGATCCGACAAACCCAACAAACCCTTCAGATCCCTCAAAATCAGCTGAAATCAGCGTGCAAGTGAAAGCTGAAACGCCCAAAAATTCGAACTTGCCAAAAACCGGTGATACGAAAGCCAATGCACCAATTTTTCTCTTTGCGGGCACTTTACTTATAATTTCAGGAATTGTTTTACTGAAAAGGAGCACTAAAGCGAAATAA
- a CDS encoding DMT family transporter, whose amino-acid sequence MAWFYLILAGLSEIVWAFGLKESHGFTMLGWSLLTVAFLIVSFGLFSISMKSIPIGTAYAVFTGIGAAGTAIIGMLFLSEGVSFWKIVSLLVLLTGIIGLKLVDGQEPEKDGR is encoded by the coding sequence TTGGCTTGGTTTTATTTAATTTTAGCAGGTTTATCAGAAATTGTTTGGGCTTTTGGATTGAAAGAATCGCACGGATTTACAATGCTCGGTTGGAGTCTTTTGACAGTAGCCTTTTTAATTGTTAGTTTTGGCTTATTTTCGATTTCCATGAAGTCGATTCCGATTGGAACAGCTTATGCCGTGTTTACCGGAATTGGTGCGGCAGGGACAGCAATTATTGGTATGTTATTTCTATCAGAAGGTGTTTCTTTTTGGAAAATTGTATCGTTACTTGTTTTATTAACTGGAATTATTGGACTGAAGTTGGTCGATGGGCAGGAACCAGAAAAGGATGGTAGATAA
- a CDS encoding D-alanine--D-alanine ligase yields the protein MKTKLILLYGGKSAEHEVSLQTAFSVINALDLNKFEAQPIYITNEGEWVQGPLLSGKLDFVEQLRFAAADKVELALAETEKSAGELISPTVLEADGQETVVFPLLHGPNGEDGTVQGLFEVLNIPYVGNGVLASSAAMDKIVMKKIFADAAIPQVPAVAVRLIDWKNFQDEMVTEMEEVLEYPVFVKPANLGSSVGISKATNKQELTEAMTEAFLYDRRVVVEQGVVAREIEMGVLGNDTPICSVPGEILPEGAVATFYDYKAKYQDNNTTLIIPTEVEPEILAQMKEYAIQAFLGLDASGLVRADFFLTDDNQLFLNEVNTMPGFTPYSMYPLLWQETGLPYPALIERLVDLAKERHAAKNALKYKLED from the coding sequence ATGAAAACCAAGTTAATTTTATTATACGGTGGAAAATCCGCAGAACATGAGGTTTCTTTACAAACAGCATTTTCTGTAATTAATGCACTAGATTTAAATAAATTTGAAGCACAGCCAATATATATTACAAATGAAGGGGAATGGGTACAAGGCCCACTCCTTTCTGGAAAATTAGACTTTGTGGAGCAATTGCGTTTTGCGGCAGCTGATAAGGTGGAACTTGCTTTAGCAGAAACGGAGAAGTCGGCGGGAGAACTTATTAGCCCAACTGTTTTAGAAGCAGATGGACAAGAGACTGTTGTGTTCCCATTGTTACATGGACCGAACGGAGAAGACGGTACAGTACAAGGATTATTTGAAGTATTAAATATCCCTTATGTTGGTAATGGTGTGCTTGCTTCATCGGCGGCAATGGATAAAATCGTTATGAAAAAGATCTTTGCAGATGCAGCGATTCCTCAAGTTCCAGCAGTAGCTGTTCGTTTGATTGACTGGAAGAACTTTCAAGATGAAATGGTTACCGAAATGGAAGAAGTGCTAGAATACCCAGTTTTTGTTAAACCAGCAAATCTTGGTTCTAGTGTTGGTATTAGCAAGGCGACCAATAAACAAGAGCTAACGGAAGCAATGACTGAAGCATTTTTATATGATCGTCGTGTAGTAGTAGAGCAAGGCGTAGTTGCCCGTGAAATCGAAATGGGCGTTCTTGGAAATGATACGCCAATTTGTTCCGTGCCAGGTGAAATTTTGCCAGAAGGAGCCGTGGCAACATTTTATGATTATAAAGCGAAGTATCAAGACAATAATACGACGCTTATTATCCCGACAGAAGTAGAACCAGAAATTCTAGCACAAATGAAAGAATATGCTATTCAAGCGTTCTTAGGTTTAGATGCTAGTGGACTTGTTCGCGCTGATTTCTTTTTAACAGATGATAATCAATTATTCTTAAATGAAGTGAACACGATGCCAGGGTTTACACCTTATAGTATGTATCCACTTTTATGGCAAGAAACCGGATTACCTTATCCGGCCCTAATTGAACGACTAGTTGATCTAGCAAAAGAACGTCACGCAGCAAAAAATGCACTTAAATATAAATTAGAAGACTAA
- a CDS encoding DMT family transporter: MDWIFLFIAGLCEMAFVVMLKLSEGFKRFGYAALTILFMSASFFLLSLSLKTIPIGTGYAIWTGIGAVGSVTLGMIVFKERKSAGKLLFITLIIAGVIGLKLTSGV, encoded by the coding sequence ATGGATTGGATATTCTTATTTATTGCGGGATTATGTGAAATGGCCTTTGTTGTAATGCTGAAGCTTTCAGAAGGGTTCAAACGATTTGGCTATGCGGCATTAACTATTTTATTTATGTCGGCGAGTTTTTTCCTATTATCGCTCTCGCTTAAAACAATTCCAATTGGGACAGGTTATGCGATTTGGACAGGAATCGGCGCAGTCGGAAGTGTAACACTTGGCATGATTGTCTTTAAAGAACGTAAGAGTGCTGGGAAATTGTTATTTATTACGTTGATAATAGCCGGTGTGATTGGATTGAAATTAACATCTGGAGTTTAA
- the uvrC gene encoding excinuclease ABC subunit UvrC, whose amino-acid sequence MNTQLQQKLTLLPEAPGCYIYKDENQEILYIGKSKCLKNRVKSYFTGKQIGKTARLVRKIHDLELIITSSEKEALLLEMILIQKYQPPFNRQLKEGPSYPYIKITNEKNPHIEVVVETKADGAHYFGPYPGRYSARQTAMLIEKLYPLCRCDGKPGRPCLYYHLGLCLGPCQAEITPAVYQAQIQKISRFLEGDVKSVKTKLTQDMQTATEKLQFERAAELRDTIHAINETIEKQHIIFSGLKNRDLIGCYEQDNHLSVFVFFVRNGAINGNKWHVFEIQKSLQEDLADFINQFYQDPNNIQPKELLIAEKIDKMSLSASLQKVTSFPQKGGKKQQINLAVENAKSTYIAYAKMKEYDFENQLNNS is encoded by the coding sequence TTGAACACTCAATTACAACAAAAATTAACATTACTGCCTGAAGCGCCAGGATGTTATATATATAAAGATGAAAATCAAGAAATTCTCTACATCGGTAAATCAAAATGCTTAAAAAACCGAGTAAAGTCTTATTTTACTGGCAAACAAATTGGCAAAACAGCGCGACTCGTCCGGAAAATTCACGATTTGGAACTCATTATTACAAGTTCAGAAAAAGAAGCATTGCTACTCGAAATGATTTTAATTCAAAAATACCAACCGCCTTTTAATAGACAATTAAAGGAAGGGCCAAGTTATCCCTATATCAAAATCACCAATGAAAAAAATCCGCACATTGAAGTAGTTGTTGAAACAAAAGCGGATGGTGCACACTATTTTGGCCCTTATCCAGGTCGATATTCTGCAAGACAAACCGCGATGTTAATCGAAAAGTTATATCCATTGTGTAGATGCGACGGGAAACCAGGTCGGCCATGTTTGTACTATCATCTAGGTCTTTGCTTAGGCCCATGCCAAGCCGAAATCACCCCAGCTGTGTATCAAGCACAAATTCAAAAAATCAGTCGGTTTTTAGAAGGCGATGTCAAATCGGTCAAAACCAAACTAACACAAGACATGCAAACTGCAACTGAAAAACTTCAATTCGAAAGAGCCGCAGAACTTCGAGATACTATCCACGCCATTAACGAAACAATCGAAAAGCAACATATTATTTTCTCAGGGTTAAAAAACCGTGATCTCATCGGTTGTTACGAACAAGATAATCATTTAAGTGTTTTTGTCTTTTTCGTTCGAAATGGTGCAATCAATGGAAACAAATGGCACGTTTTTGAAATCCAAAAGTCGCTTCAAGAAGATTTGGCAGACTTTATCAATCAATTTTATCAGGATCCAAACAATATCCAACCAAAAGAGTTGCTGATTGCAGAAAAAATAGATAAAATGTCTTTGTCAGCCTCACTTCAAAAAGTAACATCCTTCCCACAAAAAGGCGGGAAAAAGCAACAAATAAATTTAGCGGTCGAAAATGCCAAGAGCACCTATATCGCTTATGCCAAAATGAAAGAATACGATTTCGAAAACCAATTAAACAATAGTTAG
- a CDS encoding amino acid ABC transporter substrate-binding protein/permease, which produces MKKFSRFILTMAIACVAMFIFTGNGLHAKAAEETYLIGTDTTFAPFEFEKDGKHVGIDMDILKAIAKDQNFKYEIKAMGFNAAVQALEANQVDGVIAGMSITDERKQKFDFSDPYFDSGVVMGILKDNDEIKNYDDLKGKKVAVKTGTEGYAFAEKIKDKYGFDIVVFDDSAQMYDDVKTRNSVACFDDYPVLAYGVQTGNGLKIVTEKEKGNSYGFAVNKGKNKELLEKFNAGLVNIKASGEYDEILENYLGKDAVKENTTEKGFMGIIKSSWPALLAGMWLTIRLAVVSLIIAFIIGITFGFMKVSNSKILRGIATVYVDIFRGTPLIVQAFFFYFGIPAALDFRMPVFLAGVIALSLNAGAYMVEIVRGGIQSVDKGQMEAARSLGLPHKKAMLKVVLPQAIRMMIPSFINQFVITLKDTSIMSAIGLVELTQSGKIIMARTFESTWTWLIIGIMYLIVITILTKVSDRLERRLRND; this is translated from the coding sequence ATGAAGAAATTTTCACGCTTCATACTCACAATGGCAATCGCTTGTGTTGCCATGTTTATTTTCACAGGAAACGGGTTGCATGCCAAAGCCGCAGAAGAAACTTACTTAATTGGGACTGATACCACTTTTGCCCCTTTTGAATTTGAAAAAGATGGGAAACACGTAGGGATTGATATGGATATCCTGAAAGCCATTGCCAAAGATCAAAATTTTAAATACGAAATTAAAGCAATGGGATTTAATGCAGCAGTTCAAGCACTTGAAGCTAACCAAGTAGATGGTGTTATCGCTGGAATGAGTATTACAGACGAGCGAAAACAAAAATTTGATTTCTCTGATCCGTACTTTGATTCCGGCGTTGTTATGGGAATCCTGAAAGATAACGACGAAATTAAGAATTACGATGACCTAAAAGGGAAAAAAGTAGCTGTTAAAACTGGGACAGAAGGTTACGCCTTTGCAGAAAAAATAAAAGATAAATACGGTTTTGATATTGTTGTATTTGACGATTCAGCCCAAATGTATGATGACGTTAAAACAAGAAATTCTGTCGCATGTTTCGATGATTATCCTGTACTCGCTTATGGTGTTCAAACAGGAAATGGGTTAAAAATCGTAACGGAAAAAGAAAAGGGGAATTCTTATGGTTTTGCAGTTAATAAAGGCAAAAACAAAGAACTCTTAGAAAAATTCAACGCCGGTCTAGTGAACATTAAAGCAAGCGGCGAGTATGACGAAATTCTTGAAAATTATTTAGGAAAAGATGCAGTAAAAGAAAACACAACAGAAAAAGGTTTCATGGGAATTATTAAATCTTCTTGGCCTGCGCTTTTAGCCGGGATGTGGCTAACAATCAGACTAGCTGTTGTTTCCCTAATTATTGCTTTCATAATTGGTATTACATTTGGCTTTATGAAAGTAAGTAACAGTAAAATTTTACGAGGAATCGCTACTGTTTATGTCGACATTTTCCGTGGAACACCTTTAATCGTTCAAGCATTTTTCTTCTACTTTGGGATTCCAGCAGCGCTTGATTTCAGGATGCCAGTATTCCTAGCCGGTGTCATTGCCCTAAGCTTGAATGCAGGTGCCTATATGGTCGAAATCGTTCGTGGCGGAATTCAATCCGTCGACAAAGGACAAATGGAAGCAGCGCGAAGTCTTGGTTTACCACATAAAAAAGCAATGCTAAAAGTTGTATTGCCGCAAGCCATTCGGATGATGATTCCGTCCTTTATCAATCAGTTCGTTATCACGCTAAAAGATACCTCGATTATGTCGGCAATCGGACTAGTCGAATTAACACAATCTGGAAAAATTATTATGGCGCGTACGTTCGAAAGTACCTGGACATGGCTCATTATCGGAATCATGTACTTAATCGTCATTACTATTTTAACCAAAGTGTCTGATCGTTTAGAAAGGAGATTACGAAATGACTAA
- a CDS encoding Lmo0850 family protein, whose product MDNNQKDLNQVILQLKEKGIMVEKTKSRKDIWKAVSTKAIPNMKLRLQ is encoded by the coding sequence TTGGATAATAATCAAAAAGACTTAAATCAAGTAATCCTTCAGCTCAAAGAAAAAGGCATAATGGTAGAAAAAACAAAATCACGAAAAGATATTTGGAAAGCTGTTAGTACCAAGGCAATTCCTAATATGAAACTTCGATTGCAGTAA
- a CDS encoding MucBP domain-containing protein: MKKIFKLLVIICVVIVSAVPFSTFAKETDATDIEQETTALKGDNLETTTPDNQTEIKDESPLTEDKAAENKAKETTSKTESSTKETNFQTSSETESDEKETSEPILMAGDGSETNLIPDANLRATINTKLGKPADYFPTEADLGNLGGSLDLRNTTYTTLDGLQYLKKVIALQAVGITAPDGDLSYIAQMSSLVYLQINTSSFKRTAGLEGLTSLSNFQWTNNGQADSGSGSGNEMGDSFDPRTAYDFSFVPNNTALKYLEIEGVYSVDPKYSFLSDLPNLEHLNITISNMNDVSSLAKLDKLTYLNVNSNYISDISPLKNHSIYNNISASNQVVVLPGKDVYAGDSLTIDKPIKPDSSAMEYTLPANPVTTIAGDTIVMSNVINDCIVNYRLYNYETGENDISTPGVMMDFKSTELTAGEFSGQIIQPINVKAPAVDAAPVTVKYVDESGTKLADDTVLNGKVDETYTTTAKTIENYQLKETPANQTGTFTSEPQTVTYVYTLNDGAPVTVNYLDENGQNIAPSDTLIGKIGIAYQTSKKTIDGYKLTKTPTNASGVFGVDAQTVTYEYEKETNIDPINPVDPVDPTDPANPINPISPADPVKPSDPTNPLNPTSDSGVVKATEKTNLPHTGDTTNHSMGLTLGSLFLVSGVILLRRK; the protein is encoded by the coding sequence ATGAAGAAAATATTTAAGCTTTTAGTCATTATTTGTGTTGTGATTGTCAGTGCAGTTCCGTTCAGCACTTTTGCAAAAGAAACGGATGCTACTGATATAGAGCAAGAAACTACAGCTTTAAAAGGGGATAATTTGGAAACGACTACTCCAGATAATCAAACAGAAATAAAGGACGAATCACCCCTAACAGAGGACAAAGCAGCAGAGAACAAAGCCAAAGAAACTACAAGTAAAACAGAAAGCAGTACAAAAGAAACTAACTTTCAAACATCAAGTGAGACTGAAAGTGACGAAAAAGAAACATCCGAACCAATATTGATGGCTGGTGATGGTAGTGAGACCAATTTAATTCCAGATGCTAATTTAAGAGCAACCATTAATACAAAACTGGGAAAACCAGCTGATTATTTTCCAACAGAAGCTGATCTCGGAAATTTAGGCGGAAGTCTGGATTTAAGAAATACAACTTATACAACGCTTGATGGTTTACAATATTTAAAAAAAGTTATTGCATTACAAGCTGTTGGAATTACTGCACCAGATGGTGATTTATCTTATATCGCTCAAATGAGTAGTTTAGTTTATTTACAAATCAATACTAGTAGCTTTAAGAGGACTGCAGGACTTGAAGGGCTCACTAGCCTAAGTAATTTCCAATGGACTAATAACGGTCAAGCAGATTCAGGTTCTGGTTCTGGTAATGAAATGGGTGATAGTTTTGATCCAAGAACCGCTTATGATTTTTCATTTGTGCCAAATAACACTGCCTTGAAATATTTAGAGATTGAGGGAGTATATTCCGTTGATCCAAAATATAGCTTCTTAAGTGATTTACCAAATTTAGAGCATCTAAACATCACTATTTCTAACATGAATGATGTTTCATCGCTTGCTAAGTTAGATAAATTAACTTATCTTAATGTAAACTCAAATTATATTAGCGATATATCTCCACTAAAAAATCATTCTATTTATAACAATATTAGTGCAAGTAATCAAGTAGTTGTATTACCTGGAAAAGACGTATATGCAGGTGATAGTTTAACCATTGATAAACCAATTAAACCTGATTCATCAGCAATGGAATATACGCTTCCTGCGAATCCAGTTACTACGATTGCTGGAGATACAATTGTCATGTCGAATGTTATTAATGATTGTATTGTGAACTATCGATTATATAATTACGAAACTGGGGAAAATGACATTTCTACTCCAGGCGTTATGATGGACTTTAAGAGTACTGAACTTACAGCTGGCGAATTTAGTGGACAAATCATCCAACCAATCAATGTTAAAGCTCCAGCAGTGGATGCAGCACCGGTTACCGTGAAATATGTAGATGAAAGTGGAACAAAGCTAGCAGATGATACGGTTTTAAACGGTAAAGTTGATGAAACTTATACCACCACGGCAAAAACAATAGAAAACTACCAACTGAAAGAAACGCCTGCGAATCAAACTGGTACTTTCACATCAGAGCCTCAAACAGTAACTTATGTTTATACGCTAAATGACGGGGCACCAGTTACGGTGAACTATCTAGATGAAAATGGTCAAAATATAGCGCCTTCAGATACATTAATTGGGAAAATTGGCATTGCTTATCAAACAAGTAAAAAAACGATAGACGGTTATAAACTAACTAAAACACCGACAAACGCATCCGGAGTTTTTGGAGTTGATGCGCAAACAGTCACATATGAGTATGAAAAAGAAACCAACATTGATCCAATTAATCCAGTAGATCCAGTAGATCCAACAGATCCAGCAAATCCTATTAATCCAATAAGCCCAGCTGATCCTGTTAAGCCAAGTGATCCAACGAATCCACTTAATCCTACTTCTGATTCAGGGGTAGTTAAAGCAACAGAAAAAACTAACTTGCCTCACACCGGTGATACAACAAATCATTCCATGGGTTTAACACTGGGAAGTTTGTTCCTTGTGTCAGGAGTTATTTTACTAAGAAGAAAGTGA
- a CDS encoding TetR/AcrR family transcriptional regulator, producing the protein MTKKLVKKAALSLFAEKGYDGTALSEIAKVVGIKTPSLYAHFSSKEALFLEVYQDSIQAELRELQQVSQKESLAGEEKLRMIFFVATDFSSNPDEKNFFQRAVFYPPKSLFQELKEATRTYEQLTNGILRETLELIVTEAVLVRWMHVFYALLDGLSVEHGIYDKTEFELRRDSAWEVLASLLK; encoded by the coding sequence ATGACGAAAAAACTAGTAAAAAAAGCAGCGTTATCTCTTTTTGCAGAGAAAGGTTACGATGGTACAGCTCTTTCAGAAATAGCTAAAGTAGTTGGAATCAAAACACCATCGTTATATGCTCACTTCTCGTCGAAAGAAGCGCTTTTTTTAGAAGTATATCAAGATAGCATTCAAGCAGAATTGAGAGAATTGCAACAAGTATCTCAAAAAGAAAGTTTGGCTGGAGAAGAGAAACTCCGAATGATATTCTTTGTGGCGACTGATTTCTCAAGTAATCCAGATGAAAAAAATTTCTTTCAGCGGGCGGTTTTCTATCCACCAAAATCGCTTTTTCAAGAACTAAAGGAAGCGACGAGGACTTATGAACAACTAACGAATGGTATATTGCGGGAAACGTTGGAACTTATAGTGACAGAAGCAGTTTTAGTAAGATGGATGCATGTGTTTTATGCACTATTAGATGGTCTAAGTGTAGAACATGGGATTTATGATAAAACGGAATTTGAGTTGCGCCGGGACTCTGCTTGGGAAGTTCTCGCAAGTTTACTTAAATAA